A region from the Acidiferrobacter sp. SPIII_3 genome encodes:
- the bcsZ gene encoding cellulose synthase complex periplasmic endoglucanase BcsZ yields MAGPARRRWARGLVALLVALGGCSLAAAPDGPRPDPARWYRLWGSYQQRFVDPQGRVIDWSEGGVTTSEAQSYALFFALVADDRGLFQKILHWTEANLAQGSLARHLPAWRWGRRPNGSWGILDHNSAADADLWLAYTLIQAGRLWGRADYTATGILLARRIAREEVTTVPGLGPMLLPGKHGFRVTHDTYVFNPSYLPLPVVAGMAHAIPRGPWAAIARTLPVFLRATSPHGFAPDWVAYTPGRGYHAAPQGSVGSYNAIRVYLWAGIGNPDTPGARRILEYVSGMGRYLHDHLLPPERVDVATGAPAATGPVGFSAALIPYLIRADHGRASRNQRLRLRADYDKATGLYGKPAHYYDENLALFALGWVYGTIRFSAQGALVPVWSKDGAPLSRA; encoded by the coding sequence TTGGCCGGACCGGCACGGCGGCGGTGGGCGCGCGGCCTGGTGGCCTTGCTGGTGGCCCTGGGCGGCTGCTCGCTCGCGGCAGCCCCGGACGGCCCGCGGCCGGATCCGGCCCGTTGGTATCGATTGTGGGGGAGTTATCAGCAACGGTTCGTCGACCCCCAGGGCCGGGTCATCGATTGGAGTGAAGGCGGTGTCACCACCTCGGAGGCCCAGTCTTATGCGTTGTTTTTCGCGCTGGTCGCCGATGACCGCGGGCTTTTTCAGAAGATCCTGCACTGGACCGAGGCCAATCTCGCGCAGGGCAGTCTGGCCCGGCATCTGCCGGCCTGGCGGTGGGGCAGGCGGCCCAACGGCAGCTGGGGCATTCTCGACCACAATTCGGCGGCCGACGCCGATCTGTGGCTCGCCTATACCCTCATTCAGGCCGGCCGATTGTGGGGGCGCGCCGACTACACCGCGACCGGGATACTGCTGGCCCGACGTATCGCCCGCGAGGAGGTGACCACGGTGCCGGGGTTAGGGCCGATGTTGCTGCCGGGTAAACACGGATTCCGGGTGACCCACGACACCTACGTCTTTAATCCGAGCTACCTGCCTTTGCCGGTCGTGGCCGGCATGGCGCATGCGATTCCGCGGGGTCCGTGGGCGGCCATCGCGCGCACGCTCCCGGTATTTCTGCGGGCGACGAGCCCTCATGGCTTTGCACCGGACTGGGTCGCCTATACGCCCGGCCGAGGTTATCATGCGGCGCCGCAAGGCTCCGTGGGGAGCTACAACGCCATTCGCGTGTATCTATGGGCCGGGATCGGTAATCCGGATACCCCGGGTGCGCGACGCATCCTTGAGTATGTCTCCGGGATGGGCCGTTATCTCCACGACCACCTGTTGCCGCCCGAGAGGGTCGACGTGGCGACGGGCGCGCCCGCCGCGACAGGCCCCGTGGGGTTTTCGGCGGCCCTCATACCCTATCTCATTCGTGCCGACCATGGGCGGGCGAGCCGCAATCAACGGCTGCGGTTGCGCGCCGATTACGATAAGGCCACGGGTCTCTATGGTAAGCCCGCACATTACTATGATGAAAACCTGGCGCTCTTTGCGCTCGGGTGGGTGTATGGGACGATACGTTTTTCCGCCCAGGGCGCGCTCGTTCCCGTGTGGTCGAAGGACGGCGCCCCCCTGTCGCGCGCGTAG
- a CDS encoding cellulose synthase subunit BcsC-related outer membrane protein yields MKPSWFRRRRIARGLTVIAAGILPLTMSPAAAYARGRVHGSGFLEAQGAFDSNVTSNIYTRKGRSLRAINSNEKRIWEAITQGHLRRARALIDKTASEFPGWHPRAAMTFVLLEKSIWIHIGAGRLQAARRQIDDLRAHYGQGALASATRSAIAAMRVVMKNDELWGLLGHGHLYAAQRAIRRMEAADPGYQPPHKLLATLNEDLGRRALGRYEKAHDWAQVVILYHHEPAIFDRAHAGNRLVLARAFAATGHLGRARTAFSVLLRDAKHLGQAETLLGLAATHLTVADMQALYARAQARFPRDWRALRAAHLRYLLMKAARAHAAHHDRRALALVATQGPAIMALHAAADARLMGALYGAEGHRREALRWWLRAADWSGETRDWRVVGTLALADHNAALMATAITRLPPGTKERLRLRRQADFVDALSAYRHGRYVATLKILRDARRLGPLSAGMRAIEAWSLVHTDRFRRAGVLFTALYRAHPTSGNAAGLIIADQHLHEFAAAYHLAATLKGPLAARLPMATMGHHLADINEMPWRFVAPDDIAAPSPRQSYLAVGGSWGQRGGHSSGLAAMRVYQPSLQAQLGINWHLTAFAQVSSPLIEDGQPAYGQLPMMAATGGAAPAAAHTIARIQEHPGFLLGIDDRRPHAHWRMALGWTSPSIERRGTPQGLLRYTAIPSRNGSRFGFHVLRDRVRQTLISYNGMRETLDTMVGGATVPVSATWGAVMRNQVGASGYASGGRHGWSYIGTLHLNALDGDNIRTNYGATTYLAMMRPVFTNHRWWVTLGPSLYAEGYRRNEDFVSPGYGAYFSPQWMGQPSLSASASHWWPGGAINVSTALGYQWFYETGGPYIGSPSLQRALAPQWAASGLVAAPYGGTRGHNVAGSVDVNLTQRIAGSWYVDTGASYQASPAFQELEAGLDIRDVFGGEGGRTFIPAQYVADMGRYE; encoded by the coding sequence ATGAAGCCATCATGGTTTCGGCGCCGGCGAATCGCCCGCGGACTCACGGTGATCGCCGCTGGCATCCTGCCGTTAACGATGAGCCCCGCGGCCGCCTACGCCCGTGGCCGGGTGCACGGAAGCGGTTTTTTGGAGGCCCAAGGGGCATTCGATAGCAATGTCACGAGCAACATCTATACCCGGAAGGGACGGTCTTTACGGGCCATAAACAGCAATGAGAAGCGGATCTGGGAGGCCATCACGCAAGGTCACCTGCGCCGGGCACGGGCCTTGATCGACAAGACCGCCTCGGAGTTTCCCGGTTGGCATCCGCGCGCAGCAATGACCTTCGTGCTCCTCGAAAAATCGATCTGGATCCATATCGGGGCCGGTCGTCTGCAGGCGGCGCGAAGACAGATCGATGATCTGCGCGCTCACTATGGCCAGGGGGCCCTTGCCTCCGCGACGCGATCGGCGATCGCCGCGATGCGTGTGGTCATGAAAAATGACGAGCTATGGGGCCTTTTGGGGCACGGTCACTTATACGCTGCGCAAAGGGCGATACGTCGGATGGAGGCGGCGGACCCTGGTTATCAACCGCCCCACAAACTGCTCGCCACGCTCAATGAAGACCTGGGCCGCCGTGCGCTCGGGCGTTACGAAAAGGCCCACGACTGGGCCCAAGTCGTGATTCTGTATCACCACGAGCCGGCGATCTTCGATCGTGCCCACGCGGGGAACCGGCTGGTCTTGGCGCGGGCGTTTGCGGCTACGGGTCATCTCGGACGCGCGCGCACCGCGTTCTCGGTCCTGTTGCGCGACGCAAAACATCTGGGGCAGGCAGAGACCCTGCTCGGTCTGGCCGCCACCCACCTGACGGTGGCCGATATGCAAGCCCTCTATGCGCGCGCCCAGGCGCGCTTTCCGAGGGACTGGCGCGCCCTGCGCGCTGCGCATCTGCGTTATCTGTTGATGAAGGCGGCACGGGCGCATGCCGCCCACCATGACCGGCGGGCCCTCGCCCTGGTGGCTACGCAAGGGCCCGCCATCATGGCCCTGCACGCGGCCGCCGACGCCCGACTCATGGGGGCCCTATACGGCGCCGAAGGTCATCGCCGGGAGGCCTTGCGGTGGTGGCTGCGGGCCGCCGACTGGTCAGGGGAAACTCGCGATTGGCGCGTGGTCGGTACATTGGCGCTTGCCGATCACAACGCGGCGCTCATGGCCACGGCGATCACGCGCCTGCCCCCGGGAACGAAGGAGCGGCTACGGCTTCGCCGGCAGGCCGACTTTGTGGACGCCCTGTCGGCCTATCGGCATGGTCGATACGTCGCCACCCTGAAGATACTACGGGATGCGCGACGCCTGGGGCCGCTGTCGGCCGGGATGCGTGCGATCGAGGCCTGGTCGCTGGTGCATACCGATCGTTTCCGGCGGGCGGGGGTGCTCTTTACCGCCCTGTACCGCGCCCACCCGACCTCCGGCAATGCCGCGGGCCTCATAATCGCCGATCAGCACCTGCATGAGTTTGCCGCCGCCTATCATCTGGCCGCGACCCTCAAGGGACCGCTTGCGGCGCGGCTGCCGATGGCCACCATGGGACATCATCTCGCCGACATCAATGAGATGCCATGGCGGTTCGTGGCACCGGATGACATTGCCGCGCCCAGTCCTCGGCAGTCCTACCTGGCCGTGGGGGGTTCATGGGGGCAGCGTGGCGGCCACAGCAGCGGGCTTGCCGCGATGCGCGTGTATCAACCGTCCTTGCAGGCGCAGCTTGGCATAAATTGGCACCTGACGGCCTTTGCGCAGGTTTCCTCTCCGTTGATCGAGGACGGGCAGCCCGCCTACGGTCAGCTGCCGATGATGGCGGCCACGGGAGGCGCCGCACCCGCGGCCGCGCATACGATCGCGCGCATACAGGAACACCCCGGTTTTCTGCTGGGCATCGATGATCGCAGGCCCCACGCCCACTGGCGCATGGCGCTCGGCTGGACATCACCTTCGATCGAGCGCCGGGGTACGCCCCAAGGCCTGTTGCGTTACACCGCCATTCCGTCGCGTAACGGCAGCCGTTTTGGTTTTCATGTCCTGCGCGACCGGGTCCGCCAGACGCTCATATCCTATAATGGCATGCGCGAGACCCTCGACACGATGGTCGGCGGGGCCACGGTACCGGTGTCTGCCACCTGGGGCGCGGTCATGCGTAATCAGGTCGGTGCCAGCGGCTATGCGAGCGGTGGCCGCCATGGCTGGTCGTATATCGGCACCTTGCATCTCAATGCCCTTGACGGCGATAACATCCGCACCAACTATGGGGCCACCACCTATCTGGCGATGATGCGGCCGGTGTTTACCAACCACCGTTGGTGGGTGACCCTCGGACCCTCACTCTATGCCGAAGGTTACCGGCGCAACGAGGATTTCGTATCGCCCGGTTATGGTGCCTACTTCAGTCCTCAATGGATGGGGCAGCCGTCGCTGAGCGCAAGCGCAAGTCACTGGTGGCCCGGGGGTGCGATCAATGTCAGCACCGCGCTTGGCTATCAGTGGTTCTACGAGACCGGAGGCCCCTACATCGGATCGCCATCCCTGCAACGCGCGTTGGCTCCGCAGTGGGCGGCCTCGGGGCTGGTTGCCGCCCCTTACGGGGGAACCCGTGGCCACAATGTCGCAGGTTCGGTCGATGTGAACCTCACCCAACGGATCGCGGGGAGCTGGTATGTGGACACGGGCGCATCCTACCAAGCCAGTCCCGCGTTTCAAGAACTCGAGGCCGGTCTCGACATCCGCGACGTCTTTGGCGGCGAGGGGGGCCGTACTTTCATCCCGGCACAGTATGTGGCCGATATGGGTCGCTATGAATAA
- a CDS encoding cellulose biosynthesis cyclic di-GMP-binding regulatory protein BcsB, with translation MAGALSLSLAWGGVRAAHAAGVARHERAVMVNTSLSGLAGGKKTVMLRPGKDATNVYWRVASHHEAVDAALEIHYLVSPNTPKGSQLVVAVNGKIMGAIVVHANLPRGRFTLRLGQRAWGHGRYDIRITEMPGPIPVGTPIKSGNMWAQIDYSASQLRYKSHFLPWRHLNFGALRAVLAESSHHSMMKLRMGLYGPVTPTLMTASQEAVAGLALRGRAHLQVRVAEGAKASPLARGARSAISVVLGPASRLPAFALPATPIVGPTVLLIHNPRHPADALLVFTGQDGAQLLRAARAFALTRMVLPLGHEWIITGGRSTSRTDRGSRGVAYPGERISLRKLVGRSAHLGVPRAVIPIRFWMPGGLFASRQSNMRLWLTMAAKPRTLAGHRPVITVIANHHWISEWTLTPGVARYQTTIPFSALVAGRNRVSFHVSGGKAAIFPGSALRLPNTHRYAVLPNLALWRRTGFPLAVDGLGQHLSVWYAARRPADWSAGLTLFARLVQASRSPLPGAVATFTMPVRGNALAVGSLTSLDPRWLAASPIRLGRRGMVREAAGARGHGHAWAGASRLGAGRYLLESRTPYRHGVMVTLLANRVAWLPAAASRLVMPGNWRMLRGDLAWEKAGGRYASTRIGDRFVYGRRKTGWFWVFVFSMRPWLWVAAASGVILFAAVLVWMHALRKRAQWRAEEAR, from the coding sequence ATGGCGGGGGCGCTATCGCTCTCCTTGGCGTGGGGTGGCGTACGCGCCGCCCATGCGGCCGGGGTGGCGCGTCATGAGCGAGCCGTGATGGTGAACACGTCCTTGTCCGGCCTGGCCGGCGGCAAGAAGACGGTCATGTTGCGTCCCGGGAAAGACGCCACAAATGTCTACTGGCGCGTGGCCTCTCATCATGAAGCCGTTGATGCCGCATTGGAGATCCACTATCTCGTGAGTCCCAATACGCCCAAGGGGTCGCAGTTGGTGGTGGCGGTCAATGGCAAGATCATGGGCGCGATTGTCGTGCATGCGAATCTTCCGCGTGGCCGGTTTACGTTGCGCTTGGGTCAGCGCGCCTGGGGTCATGGGCGCTATGATATACGGATCACTGAGATGCCAGGGCCCATCCCCGTGGGGACGCCGATCAAGTCCGGGAACATGTGGGCACAGATCGACTACAGTGCCTCGCAACTGCGCTACAAGTCGCACTTCCTCCCCTGGCGGCATCTGAATTTTGGCGCATTGCGCGCGGTGTTGGCGGAGTCTTCGCACCATTCGATGATGAAGCTGCGCATGGGTCTGTACGGTCCGGTCACGCCGACGCTCATGACCGCCTCGCAGGAGGCGGTGGCGGGGCTTGCGCTACGCGGTCGGGCGCACCTGCAGGTGCGGGTCGCTGAGGGCGCCAAGGCGTCGCCACTTGCGCGCGGCGCGAGGTCCGCCATCAGCGTCGTTCTGGGGCCCGCCTCGAGGCTTCCGGCGTTCGCATTGCCGGCAACGCCGATCGTCGGTCCCACTGTCTTGCTGATACACAATCCCAGGCATCCCGCCGACGCCCTCCTGGTCTTCACCGGCCAGGATGGCGCGCAGCTACTGAGGGCGGCGCGCGCCTTCGCGCTGACGAGGATGGTCCTGCCCCTTGGTCACGAATGGATCATTACCGGGGGTCGGTCGACATCCCGTACGGACCGGGGTTCGAGGGGCGTCGCCTATCCTGGCGAGAGGATCAGTCTGCGAAAGCTGGTCGGACGCAGTGCCCATCTTGGTGTCCCGCGCGCCGTTATCCCGATCCGGTTCTGGATGCCTGGTGGATTATTTGCCTCCCGCCAGAGCAACATGAGGCTCTGGTTGACGATGGCCGCCAAGCCCCGGACCCTTGCCGGACACCGGCCGGTGATTACCGTGATCGCCAACCATCACTGGATCTCGGAGTGGACGCTGACACCCGGCGTCGCGCGTTATCAGACCACGATCCCCTTCTCGGCACTCGTGGCCGGCCGGAATCGTGTGAGTTTTCATGTATCGGGGGGTAAGGCCGCCATCTTCCCGGGGTCCGCGCTGCGGCTCCCGAATACCCACCGTTATGCCGTTTTGCCGAATCTGGCGCTATGGCGGCGCACAGGCTTCCCGCTCGCGGTCGATGGCCTGGGCCAACACCTGTCGGTGTGGTATGCCGCGCGCCGACCGGCCGACTGGTCCGCGGGTTTGACCTTGTTTGCGCGTCTCGTGCAGGCCTCGCGTTCGCCCTTGCCGGGCGCCGTGGCGACCTTCACCATGCCTGTCCGTGGCAATGCGCTGGCCGTGGGCAGTTTGACATCCCTCGACCCCCGCTGGCTCGCGGCAAGCCCCATCCGTCTGGGCCGAAGAGGTATGGTCCGCGAGGCGGCCGGCGCCAGGGGCCATGGACACGCGTGGGCGGGGGCGAGTCGCCTGGGGGCCGGCCGCTATCTGCTGGAATCCCGGACACCCTACCGGCACGGCGTCATGGTGACGCTGCTTGCAAACCGTGTGGCGTGGCTGCCCGCGGCCGCCTCGCGGCTGGTGATGCCCGGGAATTGGCGCATGCTGCGTGGCGATCTCGCCTGGGAAAAGGCCGGCGGGCGATACGCATCGACCAGGATCGGTGATCGTTTCGTGTATGGCCGGCGCAAGACCGGCTGGTTCTGGGTGTTTGTGTTCTCGATGCGCCCGTGGTTGTGGGTCGCGGCCGCATCGGGCGTCATATTGTTCGCGGCCGTGCTGGTATGGATGCATGCCTTGCGCAAGCGCGCGCAGTGGCGCGCGGAGGAGGCACGATGA
- the bcsA gene encoding UDP-forming cellulose synthase catalytic subunit, producing the protein MSAGKQLGGFVFATVVTFAIVLVVVLSGVPVSTRSEAYMSLFMVLILLGLRGLGRRIAFREPGVTPIRVLSIFIAIFLTARYLIWRVQFTIGGHGDLSTVAGVLLLAAEMYSAGFALLGYFVNVNPRWRKGVSVPPGQPMPAVDVVVPSYNEGADILEVTLIGALNMEYPQDRLHVHLLDDGGTDDRCKRPDIGKQSRERRLALQALCERLGVSYHTRIHNDHAKAGNINAAIRDLTGELMVILDADHVPTTDFLEKTVGFFVKDPKCFLVQTPHSFINPDPIERNLATFDDSPAETELFHNTIQAGLDGWNASFFCGSAAVMRRSALLEVGGIQGDTITEDAETAMILHAKGYRSVFLNESLSVGLQPETVMSFIAQRVRWAQGALQLLRFKNPLALRGLRWTQRMAYLASFSYWFFPFSRVITILAPSLFLLFGVMVYNATTGEYAIYGVPYFFSTMVFADLVFGEIRWPMMSDVYEMVQTPLALPALAATLLRPRKLAFRVTPKGESLEQDFVARVAWIQYAFLIVLVSSLAGGVWRWLYHPHERPQLVFTMMWEFMNMLIVAAAVGVTLERKQQRKEFRIVPDDPIPGVMIAADGTRMAARIRDLSVGGAFLEISDPVLAARGFGIDERVTVAVVSHRAGRHVAFIPARVTRDIWGKVGVAFVFGENSEKADIVHLIYGRSEDLRARLARRRRRVSLVQAYAYMGRKAVAGLLANVRFLARSGLGGAASAPYRIAGTRRRVSRL; encoded by the coding sequence ATGTCAGCCGGAAAGCAATTAGGCGGTTTCGTGTTCGCCACGGTCGTGACGTTCGCGATTGTGCTCGTCGTCGTCCTGTCGGGCGTCCCCGTCTCGACCCGCTCGGAGGCCTATATGAGCCTTTTCATGGTGCTCATTCTGCTCGGCCTGCGTGGACTTGGAAGGAGGATTGCGTTTCGCGAGCCGGGCGTCACGCCCATACGCGTCCTCAGCATCTTTATCGCGATATTCCTCACCGCCCGCTACCTCATATGGCGTGTGCAGTTCACGATCGGCGGGCATGGCGATCTGAGCACTGTGGCAGGAGTCTTGCTTTTGGCGGCGGAGATGTATTCGGCGGGTTTTGCGCTGCTTGGCTACTTTGTCAACGTCAACCCGCGCTGGCGCAAAGGTGTTTCGGTGCCGCCGGGCCAGCCGATGCCTGCGGTCGACGTGGTGGTGCCAAGCTACAACGAGGGCGCCGACATCCTGGAGGTGACTTTGATCGGTGCCCTCAACATGGAGTACCCGCAAGACCGGTTGCATGTGCATTTGCTCGATGACGGCGGTACCGATGACCGCTGCAAGAGGCCTGACATCGGTAAGCAATCGCGCGAGCGGCGCCTGGCCTTGCAGGCGCTTTGCGAACGTCTGGGGGTGAGCTATCACACGCGCATTCACAACGATCACGCCAAGGCGGGCAATATCAACGCGGCGATCCGTGATTTGACCGGAGAACTCATGGTGATCCTGGATGCCGACCATGTACCGACCACGGATTTCCTGGAAAAGACGGTCGGGTTTTTCGTCAAGGACCCAAAATGCTTCTTGGTACAGACCCCCCACAGCTTCATAAACCCCGATCCCATAGAGCGCAATCTCGCGACATTTGACGATTCTCCGGCGGAGACCGAGCTCTTTCACAACACCATCCAGGCCGGTTTGGATGGATGGAACGCCTCGTTTTTCTGCGGCTCGGCGGCGGTCATGCGTCGCAGCGCGCTTCTTGAGGTCGGTGGGATCCAGGGAGATACCATAACGGAGGACGCGGAGACCGCGATGATATTGCATGCCAAGGGGTATCGCAGCGTGTTTTTGAACGAGTCCTTGAGCGTTGGTCTGCAGCCCGAGACGGTCATGAGTTTCATAGCACAACGCGTGCGGTGGGCGCAGGGGGCCTTGCAGCTCCTGCGTTTCAAGAACCCGCTCGCCTTGAGAGGTCTGCGCTGGACACAAAGGATGGCCTATCTCGCGAGTTTTTCGTATTGGTTCTTCCCGTTCTCCCGCGTGATCACGATCCTGGCGCCATCGTTGTTTCTGCTTTTTGGGGTTATGGTCTACAACGCCACGACCGGGGAGTACGCAATCTACGGGGTGCCGTATTTCTTTTCGACCATGGTGTTCGCGGATCTGGTATTTGGAGAGATTCGTTGGCCGATGATGTCGGATGTCTACGAAATGGTGCAGACGCCTCTGGCTTTGCCCGCGCTGGCCGCCACCTTGCTAAGGCCACGCAAGCTCGCGTTTCGTGTAACGCCGAAAGGGGAATCCCTGGAGCAGGACTTCGTGGCGCGCGTTGCATGGATTCAATACGCGTTTCTGATCGTACTGGTGTCATCCCTCGCGGGAGGCGTGTGGCGCTGGCTCTATCACCCTCATGAGCGGCCGCAGTTGGTGTTCACCATGATGTGGGAGTTCATGAACATGCTGATCGTGGCGGCGGCCGTGGGTGTGACGCTGGAGCGCAAGCAACAGCGCAAGGAGTTCCGCATCGTTCCGGACGATCCCATTCCAGGGGTGATGATCGCCGCCGATGGGACGCGCATGGCGGCGCGCATAAGGGATCTATCGGTCGGGGGCGCGTTTCTCGAGATCAGCGATCCGGTACTGGCGGCGCGTGGTTTCGGTATCGATGAGCGTGTCACGGTGGCGGTGGTGAGTCATCGGGCGGGGCGGCATGTGGCGTTCATTCCGGCGCGCGTGACCCGGGATATATGGGGTAAGGTCGGGGTGGCGTTCGTCTTTGGCGAGAACTCCGAGAAGGCCGATATCGTTCACCTGATCTATGGCCGCAGCGAGGACTTGCGGGCGCGGCTTGCCAGGCGGCGGAGGCGGGTATCGTTGGTTCAGGCCTATGCCTATATGGGCCGCAAGGCGGTTGCCGGGTTACTGGCCAATGTCCGATTCCTTGCGCGCAGCGGGTTGGGTGGGGCGGCGTCTGCCCCCTACCGGATCGCCGGGACGCGCCGGCGGGTTTCGCGTCTGTGA
- the tnpB gene encoding IS66 family insertion sequence element accessory protein TnpB, with translation MIAITPHMRVLVAVESVDFRVGIDGLAQRCRAVLREEPFQGTVFLFRSRSHTAIKLLSMTARDSGSVTSACHAVGFVIGPRLQTGW, from the coding sequence ATGATCGCCATCACCCCGCACATGCGCGTGCTGGTGGCGGTGGAATCGGTGGACTTTCGGGTCGGCATCGACGGCTTGGCGCAACGCTGCCGGGCGGTCCTGCGCGAAGAGCCCTTTCAAGGCACGGTATTTCTCTTTCGCAGCCGCTCGCACACGGCGATCAAACTCCTATCTATGACGGCCAGGGATTCTGGCTCTGTCACAAGCGCCTGTCACGCGGTCGGTTTCGTTATTGGCCCCAGGCTGCAGACGGGGTGGTGA
- a CDS encoding Druantia anti-phage system protein DruA, which produces MEILLRYRGRAVTTTDAHFIRALIAAHPEQSRRALSATLCQAWDWRQENGALRAMVCRGLMLALAREGHITLPPVRRTPPNPLGVRARLARGAPAPLAIDTTPLTGSLRALGALTLVSVRRTPAEALFKSLMEAHHYLGYTQPVGEHVKCMVYAGTRPVALGAWSSAPRHLGPRDRFLGWSPAVRRQNIAGIAYNTRFLILPWVQVPHLASHVLSRMTRALPQAWQEAYGHPVYWAETFVDTTRYRGTCYRAANWQVLGQTQGRGKDDQTHQANRSVKDVLGLPLTRDYRARLLGVA; this is translated from the coding sequence ATGGAGATCTTATTACGCTATCGCGGCCGCGCCGTCACGACCACCGACGCGCATTTCATCCGTGCCTTGATCGCCGCCCACCCCGAGCAAAGCCGGCGGGCGTTGTCGGCGACGCTCTGCCAGGCCTGGGACTGGCGGCAGGAAAACGGCGCCCTGCGCGCGATGGTGTGCCGGGGACTCATGCTGGCGCTCGCGCGCGAAGGGCATATCACCTTACCGCCGGTGCGCCGCACGCCCCCCAATCCCTTGGGTGTCCGCGCGCGCCTCGCACGTGGTGCCCCGGCGCCCCTGGCAATCGATACCACGCCGCTTACGGGGTCCTTGCGCGCCTTAGGGGCGCTTACGCTCGTGTCGGTCCGGCGAACCCCCGCCGAGGCCCTCTTCAAGAGCCTGATGGAGGCCCACCATTATCTGGGCTACACGCAGCCGGTGGGCGAACACGTCAAATGCATGGTCTATGCCGGGACGCGCCCGGTGGCGCTCGGCGCGTGGAGCTCGGCCCCCCGGCATCTGGGGCCCCGGGACCGGTTCCTCGGCTGGTCGCCTGCGGTGCGCCGCCAGAACATCGCGGGTATTGCCTATAACACGCGCTTTTTGATCCTGCCGTGGGTCCAGGTCCCCCACTTGGCCTCGCACGTTCTTTCCCGTATGACCCGGGCGCTCCCCCAGGCCTGGCAAGAGGCCTATGGCCACCCGGTGTATTGGGCTGAGACCTTCGTCGATACCACCCGCTATCGCGGCACCTGCTACCGCGCGGCCAACTGGCAGGTCCTGGGCCAGACCCAAGGGCGCGGCAAGGACGATCAGACCCACCAGGCAAACCGCAGTGTGAAAGACGTATTGGGCTTGCCGCTGACGCGGGATTATCGCGCCCGCTTGTTGGGCGTGGCATGA
- a CDS encoding BrnT family toxin: MKVETTLYGIRFEWDSEKAATNLRKHGVSFEIAREAFFDPFVRVVEASGENEARDALIGMTREGRLLFVVHIEHTDEIFRLISARPATVAERRLYEDG, translated from the coding sequence GTGAAGGTTGAAACGACTCTGTACGGCATCCGCTTCGAGTGGGATTCGGAAAAAGCCGCCACCAATCTGCGCAAGCACGGGGTCTCTTTCGAGATCGCGCGCGAGGCGTTCTTTGACCCGTTCGTGCGGGTGGTCGAGGCAAGTGGTGAAAATGAAGCGCGCGATGCGCTGATCGGAATGACGCGCGAGGGACGATTGCTATTCGTTGTGCACATTGAGCACACAGACGAGATCTTTCGCCTGATCTCGGCGAGACCCGCTACCGTGGCGGAACGGAGACTCTATGAAGACGGTTGA
- a CDS encoding transposase produces the protein MMRYAKERKESVIRKMLATPDLSIPELARETGISCWTLYDWRKTIRPKEAADMPGGRPPVKRQAAQKLTVVVETAGLNEAELGEYCRRHGLYPEEVKAWRTDACQALEGGSISTKAHREALMAEQRQRKVLERELARKDKALAETAALLALRKKAAAIWGDEEDA, from the coding sequence ATGATGCGCTACGCCAAAGAACGGAAGGAGTCGGTGATCCGCAAGATGCTGGCCACCCCTGACCTGTCCATCCCAGAGCTCGCCCGGGAGACGGGCATCTCTTGCTGGACGCTGTATGATTGGCGCAAGACAATACGCCCAAAGGAGGCAGCGGATATGCCGGGAGGAAGGCCGCCCGTGAAACGCCAGGCCGCGCAGAAGCTTACCGTGGTGGTGGAGACCGCGGGCTTGAATGAAGCCGAGCTCGGCGAATATTGCCGCCGACACGGCCTCTACCCCGAGGAGGTCAAGGCATGGCGCACGGACGCCTGTCAGGCCCTGGAGGGTGGGTCCATATCCACCAAGGCGCACCGGGAAGCGCTTATGGCCGAGCAGAGGCAGCGCAAGGTCCTAGAGCGTGAGCTCGCCCGCAAGGACAAGGCGCTGGCGGAGACCGCCGCGCTGCTTGCCTTACGAAAAAAAGCCGCGGCGATCTGGGGGGACGAGGAGGACGCATGA